The sequence AAACCTCGATAGGCCCGTGCTCTTTCTCTACCCGCGCGAATATGCCTTGGACTTCTGCTTCCTGACGCGCATCCACGCTGAATGCGTGAACGTCATGCCCCGCAGCCCTCAGCTCGGCCACGAGTCCCTGCGATTTGGAGGCATCGCGCCTGCAGATGCAGACCGTATAGCCACCTTGGGCAAAACGCCGGGCGACCGCCGCGCCAATGGCATCGCCTGCGCCAACAAGTATCGCTACACCGCGGCTCGCCGCCATCCTCGACCCTCCCTTTAAGTTCTTATTTGATACTATAGCCTAGCTGCCGGATGATGCGTTGTAAACGGAGCTTTTTGAGAGCCGCGCATAAATGATACCCGCAGATGGACTGTCCATTCGACTCCGGAAAAGGCTGACGACGATTTATTGATTGACGAGTTCTAAAAAAGAACTATAAGTCGGAGCCAATTGTGTCGCATTGCAACGTCGGCATGGTCGGTCGGGAGGTCAGTCGTGACGGAGGTTTCAGAGACGATCAGTGTCGACGAGATTGCTGTCGGCTTGCCGAGCCGAATCCATGAAGTCACGGCAGGGCCGGTCGCCAGGGCACCCGACCGGATTGCGCTGGTCGAGGACGGAGGTTCCTGGAGCTATCGAGATCTGGAGCAGCGCGTTGGCGAGATCGCCACCATGCTCTCATCGCTGGGGCTAAGAGCCGGCGATCGGATGATCATTGTCAGCGAGAACTGTATTGCGCTCGCCGCTTTGCTGCTGGCGGCGAGCCGGCTCGACGCCTGGGCGATTGTCGCCAACCCGCGCTTGTCGGCGCGCGAACTGGACCAGATCCGCGACCACAGCGGCGCCCGGCGGATGTTCTTCACGTCCGGCATTTCGAAGGAGGCCGCTGCTCACGCCGCTCGCTACGGCGCCGAGAATCGGCGAATTGGCCCGCTGGCGGAAATTGGTGTTGGCTCGCTCAACGAAAGCGCGACAGTCCAGCCGGTGGAGATCGATCCAGCAAGGCAAGTCGCGGTTTTGATCTACACGTCAGGGACGACGGGGACTCCCAAGGGCGTGATGCTCTCGCATGACAACCTTCTGATTAGCGCAAAGACCACCGCGTATTTCCGCAGGATGAACGAGAAGGACAAGATCTATCTTGTGCTGCCGATCTCGCATATCGTCGGCATCTCGCTCCTGATCATGACGCTGATGGTTGGTGGCACGGTGCGGATGGTCAGCAAATACGATCCTGCCGCGACCGCAAAGGCCATCGCGGAGGAGGGCGTCACCATCCTCAATGGCGTGCCTGCCACCTATCAGCGCCTGCTGGAGCACAAGAGCGTATCAGGCGTGGAGCAACTCCCCCGAGGCGCGTTGCGCTTGATTGCCGTCGCCGGCGCGCCGCTGGATCTGAATCTGAAGTTGCGTGTGGAGAAGGAGTTCGGGCTTCCGCTGCTCAACGGCTACGGAATCACCGAATGCTCGCCGGGAGTATCAGGCGTACGTTTCGATAAGCCACGCTCGGATCAGGCTGTTGGCACGCTGCTGCCAGGCGTGGAAGCGCGGGTGCGAACCATCGAAGGATTTCCGACTGTACCCGGTGAAGTCGGCGAGCTGCATGTTCGCGGGCGCAACGTGATGCTGGGCTACTATCGTGCCCCCGAGCTTACCGCGAAGGTGATCGATAGCAAGGGCTGGTTCAATACCGGCGATCTCGCGCGTTTCGACGGCGACTGTCTGTACATAGTCGGCCGCACCAAGGAAATGATCATTCGTTCCGGTTTCAACGTCTATCCCGCGGAGGTCGAAGCGGTTCTCAATTCACACAAGGACGTCGTGCAATCCGCTGTGGTCGGTCGTGCCGCGGACGGCAATGAGGAGATCGTGGCCTTTGTACAATTGCTGCCGGGATCCCGCACGACACCAGAGACACTGATGCATTTTGTCCGGTCTCAGCTTACTTCTTACAAGCGGCCCTCCGAAATTGTCATCCTCGATGCCTTGCCGGCGACATCGACCGGCAAGATACTCAAGCACAAGCTCGCGGAGAGCTTGCGCGAAGGCGGCGCAGCCCCTGCGGTGCAGACGCCCGAATTCCGCAGGCAACATATCTAACTTACCGGGAGGACATCTTGCAAAAGAGAAACGCAACCGTGGCCGTCATCGGCGCCGGAGACTTCATCGGCGGCGAGATCGCCAAAAAATTCGCCGCAGAAGGCTTCACGGTCTTCGCCGGCCGTCGTAACGGCGACAAGCTGGCTCCGCTCGTCAGGGATATCGAGGCTGCCGGCGGAGAGATCCACGCCCGCTCGCTCGACGCTCGCAAGGAAGACGAAATCATCTCCTTCCTCAACGATGCGGACAAGCACGCGCCGCTGGAAGTCTGCATCTTCAACATCGGGGCGAACGTCAATTTCCCAATTCTGGAAACCACAGAACGCGTCTTCCGCAAGGTCTGGGAAATGGCCTGCTATTCCGGCTTTCTGGCCGGTCGCGAGGCGGCCCGCCTGATGCTGCCGCGTGGGGGTGGCAACATCTTCTTTACCGGGGCGACCGCCTCGCTCCGCGGCGGCAGCGGGTATGCCGCTTTCGCAAGCGCCAAGTTTGGCCTTCGTGCGGTCGCGCAAGCGATGGCCCGCGAGCTTGGCCCGAAGAATATCCACGTCGCGCATCTCATCATCGATTCCGGCGTGGACACCGAATGGGTTCGGCAACGCCGGCTGGAGGCGCTCGGGCCGAACGCGCTGGATGATCCGGACGCCTTGATGCCTCCGGCCTCCGTCGCGACATCCTATTGGCAGCTCTACCAGCAGCCGAAGAGCGCATGGACGTTCGAGATGGAGATCCGTCCCTTCGGCGAGAAGTGGTAGCGGAGCCTGCCACGATGGAGCTCAAGCTTTCCCCCGAGGATGCCGCGTTTCGCGACGAGGTGCGCAGTTTCATTGCGGAGAACTATCCGCGGGAGATGCGCGTTCCAAATCCGGAGACCGACCTGACCAAGGAGCAATCGCTGCTCTGGCACCGGATCCTCCACAAGAAGGGATGGATCGCCCCGCTCTGGCCGAAGGATTATGGCGGCCCGGGCTGGTCGGTCACGCAGCGCTTCATCTTCGAGCAGGAAACCTCGCGCGCCGGCACGCTGCCGCCACTCGCCTTCAGCGTCACCATGGTCGGGCCGGTGATCTACACGTTCGGCAACGAGGCGCAGAAGAAGAAGTTTCTGCCACGGATTCTATCGGGCGAGGATTGGTGGTGCCAGGGCTATTCGGAGCCGGGCTCGGGCTCGGACCTTGCGACCGTCAGGACCAAGGCGGTGCGTGACGGCGACCACTACATCGTCAACGGCCACAAGACCTGGACCACACTGGCGCAGTATGCCGACTGGATCTTCTGCCTCGTGCGCACCGATCCGAGCGCGAAGCCGCAATCCGGCATCTCCTTCCTGCTGATCGACATGAAGTCGCCCGGCGTCACCGTGCGGCCGATCATCACGATCGATGGCAGCCACGAGGTCAACGACGTCTTCCTCGAAAACGTCCGCGTGCCCGTCGAGAATCTGGTCGGCGAGGAGAACAAGGGCTGGACCTACGCCAAGTTCCTGCTCGGCAATGAGCGCACCAGCATGGCCGGCATCGGCCGGTCCACCCGCTACATCAACAAGCTGAAGCAGATCGTGAAGGCCGAGATCCCAACTGAGGATCCCGCGCATCTCGAGTTCCTGCGGGACATTGCCCGCATCGAGCTCGACGTGCTGGCGCTGGAAGCGACGGAGCTGCGCGTCGTTGCCCAGATGGCGCGCGGCATAGATCCGGGACCTGCGGCCTCGCTGTTCAAGATCCGCGGCACCGAAATCTTCCAGGCCATCACCGAACTCACCCATCGCGCGATCGGCAATTACGGCCTTGCCATCCGTGAGCATCCGGTCAGCGCCAATCGCTTCATGCCCGGTCCCGACTACGGCCATACCGCGTCGGAGAAATATCTGAACGCGCGCAAGCTCAGCATCTACGGCGGATCCAACGAGATCCAGCGCAACATCATCGCCAAAGCCGTGCTCGGGCTCTAACCACGGCGGATCGGGAGGATCGGATGGATATTCAGTTCACGGAAGAGCAGGAATTGCTGCGATCGAGCGTCCAGCGCCTGCTGCGCGACCAGTACGACTTCGAGGCGCGGCGCAAGATCGTAGCCAGCGAGGAAGGCTTCAGCCGGAAGCAGTGGGACGCTTTCGCAGAACTCGGTCTTCTCGCTGCACCGTTCTCCGAGGGCGCTGGTGGTCTCGGCGGCGGTCCGCTCTCGACCATGATCGTGATGCATGAGTTCGGCCGCCACCTCGTGGTCGAGCCTTTCGTCGAGACGGTGGTACTGGCCGGCGGATTGATCGAGCATGTGGGTACGCCGGAGCAGCAGCAAAGCTACATCCCTGACATCATTGACGGGTCGAAAATCTGGACCCTGGCCTGGACGGAGAAGGCATCGCGTTTCGATCTGGCCAATGTCACGACGCGGGCGCAGCGCGAGGGGAGCGACTACGTCCTGACCGGCGCGAAGACCATGGTGATCGCCGCGCCCTGGGCGGACTATCTGATCGTCTCGGCGCGGACCTCCGGCGAGGACCGTGACCGCGGCGGCGTGAGCCTGTTCGTGGTCGATCGGCGCGCGACCGGCGTCGACCTGCAGAGCTTCAAGACGATCGACGGGCGTCGGGCCGCCGAGGTCAGCCTGCGCGATGTCTGCGGGCAATTGCTGGGCGCGGAAGGCGAGGGCGTTGCCGCGCTGGAAGCCTGCCGCGACCGCGCCATCGGCGCGCTCTGTGCTGAAGCCGTCGGCGCCATCGGCGAGCTGAACTCGGCGACGCTGGAGTATTCGAAGACGCGCAAGCAGTTCGGCACCACGATCGGCTCGTTCCAGGTGCTGCAGCATCGCATGGTCGACATGTTCATCGCCCATCAGGAGGCGCTCTCCCTGATGCAGCATCTGAGCCTCAGCCTCAGTGGCAACGATGCCGGCCTGTCGCGGCTCGCCTCCGGTGCCAAGTCGAAGATCGGCTATGCCGGCAAGTTCGTCGCCGACCAGGCGGTGCAGCTTCACGGCGGCATGGGAATGACCGACGAGCTCAATGTCGGGCACTATTTCAAGCGCATCTCCTCCATCAACATCCAGTTCGGCGATCCCGCGTTCCACGTGCTGCGCTACGCGCAGCTGGACGCGGCCGCGTAAGCAGAGAGGCCAACATGACGACTGAAGCAGTCATCGTTTCCACCGCCCGGACGGCTGTCGGCAAAGCCTACCGCGGCGCGCTCAACAATACGGAAGGCCCGACCATGGCCGGGCACGTGATGGCCGAGGCCGTGAAGCGCGCCGGCATCGCGCCGGGCGAAGTCGAAGACGTGGTGATGGGTTGCGCGATGCAGCAAGGCACGATGGTGATGAACGTGGCGCGCAAGGGCGCGATCCGCGCCGGCCTGCCGGTGACAGTCGCCGGCACCACCATCGACCGGCAATGCGCCTCAGGCCTGCAAGCCATCGCGGTGGCCGCGCGTTCGATCATGCTCGACGGCGTCGAGGTCGCGATCGGCGGCGGCATCGAATCGATCAGCCTCGTGCAGAACGAGCACATGAACAAGTTCCACGCGGTCGACGACGAGCTGATGGCGATGAAGCCTGAAATGTACATGTCGATGCTCGATACGGCCGAGGTCGTTGCCGAGCGCTACAAGATCGGCCGCGACAAGCAGGACGAATACAGCCTCGAGTGCCAACGCCGCGTCGGCGCTGCGTTGCAGGCCGGCCGCTTCGACGACGAGATCGTGCCGTTCACGACCAGGATGGCGGTGATCAACAAGGACACCAAGGAGGTCACCTACGAGCAGGTGACGCTCACAAAGGACGAAGGCCCACGTCCCGAAACCACCGCCGAAGCCCTCGCCAAGATCAAGCCCGTATTCGAAGGCAAGACCATCAGCGCGGGAAATGCCAGCCAGCTTTCGGACGGCGCCTCGGCCTGCGTGATCATGAGCGACAAGATTGCTGCGAGGAAGGGGCTGAAGCCGCTCGGCATCTTTCGCGGCTTCGTCGCCGCCGGCGTCGAGCCGGACGAGATGGGCGTCGGCCCGGTCGCCGCGATCCCGCGCCTGCTCAAGCGCCATAACCTCAAGATCGACGACATCGATCTCTGGGAGCTCAACGAGGCCTACGCGGTGCAGGTCATCTACTGCCGCGACAAGCTCGGCATCGACCCGGACAAGCTCAACGTCAACGGCGGCTCGATCGCGATCGGCCATCCCTACGGCATGACGGGGGCGCGGCTCACCGGCCATCTCCTGATCGAGGGCCGGCGGCGCAAGGCGAAGTACGGCGTCGTGACCATGTGCATCGGCGGCGGCATGGGTGCGGCCGGCCTGTTCGAAATCGTCCACTGAGCGGCAACCGCGGGGAGACCTTTCGTGAAGACAGCAATCACTGAACTGTTCGGCATTGAGCATCCGATCATCCAGGGCGGCATGCACTATGTCGGCTTCGCCGAACTCGCAGCCGCGGTGTCGAACGCTGGCGGGCTCGGCATCATCACCGGCCTGACCCAAAGGACGCCGGAGCTTCTCGCGAAGGAGATCGCGCGCTGCCGCGACATGACGGACAAGCCGTTCGGCGTGAACCTCACGTTCCTGCCGACTTTCAGTGCGCCGCCCTATCCGGAATACATCGCTGCGATCAGGGAGGGGGGTGTGACCATCGTCGAAACGGCTGGGCGCAGCCCCGAACAATACATGCCGGCCCTCAAGGCGGGCGGCATCAAGGTGATCCACAAATGTACTTCGGTCCGGCATTCGCTGAAGGCAGAGCAGATCGGCTGCGATGCGGTCAGCGTCGACGGGTTCGAGTGCGGAGGTCATCCGGGCGAGGATGACATGCCGAACATGATCCTGTTGCCGCGGGCCGCGGAGGAACTGAAGATCCCGTTCGTTGCCTCCGGCGGCATGGCGGATGCGCGCAGCCTGGTTGCCGCCCTGGCGATGGGCGCCGCGGGCATGAACATGGGTACGCGCTTCATCGCCACCAAGGAAGCGCCGGTGCACGAGAACGTCAAGAAGGCGCTGGTCGCGGCGACGGAGCTCGACACCAGGCTCGTCATGCGGGCGCTGCGCAACACCGAGCGGGTCCTGAACAACAAGGGCGTCGAGCACCTGCTCGAGATCGAGCGCGAGAAGGGAAAGAGCCTCAAGATCGAGGACATCCACGACCAGGTGGCGGGCGTCTATCCCAAGGTGATGATCGACGGCGATATGGACGCGGGCGCCTGGAGCTGCGGCATGGTCGTCGGGCTCATTCACGACATTCCGACGGTGAAGGAACTGATCGACCGCATCATGGCGGATGCGGAAAGACTCATCCGGCAGCGCCTGACTGGTTTCCTCGACGGCGCCGGGCAGCGGCCGGCTGCGGCCCGGGCGATGGCTTAGCCGGAAGGACATACCGCTTCCGAACGTTCTGACGTAGGCTATGCGCACACATGGTCATGCGTGCGTCGATCTTTGTTGAAGCTCGACGGCCAGATCGACGGCCCTCGGCAGCCTCGGGGGTATTTCATGGACCAGGCCGACTTCCACTACTACGAGCCTTCGAAAGGGCACGGGCTCCGGCATAATCCCTTCAATGCGATAATCGCGCCGCGTCCGATTGGGTGGATTTCGTCGCGCAATGCAGCCGGTCAATTGAACTTGGCGCCGTACAGTTTCTTCAATGCGTTCCTCTACGATCCTCCGATCATCGGGTTTTCCTCGATTTCGTGGAAAGACACGGTCAAGAACGTCAGCGAGACGCGCGAGTTCGTCTGGAATCTGGTCACCATGGATCTCGGCGAACGCATGAACGTGACAGCGACGCCGCTCGATCACGGCGTGAGCGAGTTCGAAGCAGCCGGTTTGACGCCGATACCCGGCCGCCACGTTGCTGTGCCGCGGGTGGGCGAGAGCAGGGCCGCCATGGAATGCAAGGTCGTCGAGGTCTCTCAGCTGGCCAACGCACGCGGAGAAAAGGTGGAAGGATGGTTCGTGCTTGGTGAGGTCGTCGCGGTCTACATCGACAAAACGTTGATCGAGGACGGCGTCTACAACACGGCACTTGCGCGTCCCATTCTGCGCGCCGGCCGGGGTGGAGATTATCTCGAGGTCAGGACCGAGAACATGTTCGAGATGAAGCGCCCACCCGGCAGCAGCAAACCGGAATTCCACGGCACCTGATTGCGCTGGAAGCAGGCTCATTGTGGGACCGACCATGCCCCTTGCCGCGTTCTGCCTGGCAGGCCCAAGTCCGGCTTCGCAAAGCCGATGAGTGACGGAACGGAAACGGTCCGGCGTCATACGCCCATCAAGACCCCGGGCCCCGCGCGTACAGGCCCAGAGCCAGCAGGGAGAACGCGCTCATCACGACGCTCAGCGCAAACATTGCTTCGTGTGATACTGTGGCAGCAAGCCATACGCCGATTGCCGCGATCATCATCTGCAAGAAACCCAGCAGCGCCGAGGCGGCGCCGGCTTTCTCGCCGAATGGAGACAACGCGCGCGCCGTGGCCAACGGACTGACAATGCCCATGCCGAGGAGATATACGCTCATCGCGCCTAGAAAGGGCAAGAAAGTCGGGTTGATCAGCGAGATGAGCAGGATCGCAAGGCTGCTGGCGGCCGTCGCGCACAGACCTGCCCGGATCGGACCATCGAGCCCGTAGCGTGGTGCCAATCTTGTGGCAAGCATACCCGCGGCGAATACGATGAAGACGGTGCCGGCAAAGAAGAGCCCGAGCTGGATCGGCGTGAAGTGCAACGCTTCGATGAATAGGCGCGGCGCAGCGGAAAACATCGAGAACAAGCCGCCCATAGTGAGGCTCGAGGCGGCCGCGGGGGTAGCGAAGCGACGGTCGCCAATCAGACCGGCATAGGTCCTGCCGACGACAATTGGATTGAACGGCGTGCGGATCGAATTGTGTGTTTCGCCAAGAACGTTGGCGTAGGCAACGGCGCCGACGGCGGCAAAGGCCGCGACCAGCGCGAATTCGGCGCGCCAGCCCAGGCTATGGTCGAGGGCGCCGCCAAGCAGCGGCGAGAACCCGGGAGCTGCGGACATCACGATCATGATGAGCGCCATCGCGCGCGCCAGTGCCGCGCCACTGAACATGTCGCGGGCGATGGCGCGAGACAGCACTGAGGTCGCGCAGGCACCTGTTGCCTGCACGACGCGGCCGATGAGGAGATTGGGCAGGTCGGTTGCCAGACCGCACCAAACGCTGCCGACGAGGAACACGGTAAATCCGATCAGGACCGGCCAACGTCTTCCGTAGCGATCCGAAAGCGGTCCGACCAGGAGCTGGCCTAACCCGAACACTGCAAGAAACACGGTGATGGCGGACGTTACCTCTGCAGTCGTGACA comes from Bradyrhizobium sp. CCGE-LA001 and encodes:
- a CDS encoding class I adenylate-forming enzyme family protein, giving the protein MTEVSETISVDEIAVGLPSRIHEVTAGPVARAPDRIALVEDGGSWSYRDLEQRVGEIATMLSSLGLRAGDRMIIVSENCIALAALLLAASRLDAWAIVANPRLSARELDQIRDHSGARRMFFTSGISKEAAAHAARYGAENRRIGPLAEIGVGSLNESATVQPVEIDPARQVAVLIYTSGTTGTPKGVMLSHDNLLISAKTTAYFRRMNEKDKIYLVLPISHIVGISLLIMTLMVGGTVRMVSKYDPAATAKAIAEEGVTILNGVPATYQRLLEHKSVSGVEQLPRGALRLIAVAGAPLDLNLKLRVEKEFGLPLLNGYGITECSPGVSGVRFDKPRSDQAVGTLLPGVEARVRTIEGFPTVPGEVGELHVRGRNVMLGYYRAPELTAKVIDSKGWFNTGDLARFDGDCLYIVGRTKEMIIRSGFNVYPAEVEAVLNSHKDVVQSAVVGRAADGNEEIVAFVQLLPGSRTTPETLMHFVRSQLTSYKRPSEIVILDALPATSTGKILKHKLAESLREGGAAPAVQTPEFRRQHI
- a CDS encoding SDR family oxidoreductase — its product is MQKRNATVAVIGAGDFIGGEIAKKFAAEGFTVFAGRRNGDKLAPLVRDIEAAGGEIHARSLDARKEDEIISFLNDADKHAPLEVCIFNIGANVNFPILETTERVFRKVWEMACYSGFLAGREAARLMLPRGGGNIFFTGATASLRGGSGYAAFASAKFGLRAVAQAMARELGPKNIHVAHLIIDSGVDTEWVRQRRLEALGPNALDDPDALMPPASVATSYWQLYQQPKSAWTFEMEIRPFGEKW
- a CDS encoding acyl-CoA dehydrogenase family protein produces the protein MELKLSPEDAAFRDEVRSFIAENYPREMRVPNPETDLTKEQSLLWHRILHKKGWIAPLWPKDYGGPGWSVTQRFIFEQETSRAGTLPPLAFSVTMVGPVIYTFGNEAQKKKFLPRILSGEDWWCQGYSEPGSGSDLATVRTKAVRDGDHYIVNGHKTWTTLAQYADWIFCLVRTDPSAKPQSGISFLLIDMKSPGVTVRPIITIDGSHEVNDVFLENVRVPVENLVGEENKGWTYAKFLLGNERTSMAGIGRSTRYINKLKQIVKAEIPTEDPAHLEFLRDIARIELDVLALEATELRVVAQMARGIDPGPAASLFKIRGTEIFQAITELTHRAIGNYGLAIREHPVSANRFMPGPDYGHTASEKYLNARKLSIYGGSNEIQRNIIAKAVLGL
- a CDS encoding acyl-CoA dehydrogenase family protein, coding for MDIQFTEEQELLRSSVQRLLRDQYDFEARRKIVASEEGFSRKQWDAFAELGLLAAPFSEGAGGLGGGPLSTMIVMHEFGRHLVVEPFVETVVLAGGLIEHVGTPEQQQSYIPDIIDGSKIWTLAWTEKASRFDLANVTTRAQREGSDYVLTGAKTMVIAAPWADYLIVSARTSGEDRDRGGVSLFVVDRRATGVDLQSFKTIDGRRAAEVSLRDVCGQLLGAEGEGVAALEACRDRAIGALCAEAVGAIGELNSATLEYSKTRKQFGTTIGSFQVLQHRMVDMFIAHQEALSLMQHLSLSLSGNDAGLSRLASGAKSKIGYAGKFVADQAVQLHGGMGMTDELNVGHYFKRISSINIQFGDPAFHVLRYAQLDAAA
- a CDS encoding acetyl-CoA C-acyltransferase, whose amino-acid sequence is MTTEAVIVSTARTAVGKAYRGALNNTEGPTMAGHVMAEAVKRAGIAPGEVEDVVMGCAMQQGTMVMNVARKGAIRAGLPVTVAGTTIDRQCASGLQAIAVAARSIMLDGVEVAIGGGIESISLVQNEHMNKFHAVDDELMAMKPEMYMSMLDTAEVVAERYKIGRDKQDEYSLECQRRVGAALQAGRFDDEIVPFTTRMAVINKDTKEVTYEQVTLTKDEGPRPETTAEALAKIKPVFEGKTISAGNASQLSDGASACVIMSDKIAARKGLKPLGIFRGFVAAGVEPDEMGVGPVAAIPRLLKRHNLKIDDIDLWELNEAYAVQVIYCRDKLGIDPDKLNVNGGSIAIGHPYGMTGARLTGHLLIEGRRRKAKYGVVTMCIGGGMGAAGLFEIVH
- a CDS encoding NAD(P)H-dependent flavin oxidoreductase; this translates as MKTAITELFGIEHPIIQGGMHYVGFAELAAAVSNAGGLGIITGLTQRTPELLAKEIARCRDMTDKPFGVNLTFLPTFSAPPYPEYIAAIREGGVTIVETAGRSPEQYMPALKAGGIKVIHKCTSVRHSLKAEQIGCDAVSVDGFECGGHPGEDDMPNMILLPRAAEELKIPFVASGGMADARSLVAALAMGAAGMNMGTRFIATKEAPVHENVKKALVAATELDTRLVMRALRNTERVLNNKGVEHLLEIEREKGKSLKIEDIHDQVAGVYPKVMIDGDMDAGAWSCGMVVGLIHDIPTVKELIDRIMADAERLIRQRLTGFLDGAGQRPAAARAMA
- a CDS encoding flavin reductase family protein is translated as MDQADFHYYEPSKGHGLRHNPFNAIIAPRPIGWISSRNAAGQLNLAPYSFFNAFLYDPPIIGFSSISWKDTVKNVSETREFVWNLVTMDLGERMNVTATPLDHGVSEFEAAGLTPIPGRHVAVPRVGESRAAMECKVVEVSQLANARGEKVEGWFVLGEVVAVYIDKTLIEDGVYNTALARPILRAGRGGDYLEVRTENMFEMKRPPGSSKPEFHGT
- a CDS encoding multidrug effflux MFS transporter, giving the protein MADLINTASRDIPSSSVLPIAILSVLAAMGTLATNILLPSLPQIAISLNVTTAEVTSAITVFLAVFGLGQLLVGPLSDRYGRRWPVLIGFTVFLVGSVWCGLATDLPNLLIGRVVQATGACATSVLSRAIARDMFSGAALARAMALIMIVMSAAPGFSPLLGGALDHSLGWRAEFALVAAFAAVGAVAYANVLGETHNSIRTPFNPIVVGRTYAGLIGDRRFATPAAASSLTMGGLFSMFSAAPRLFIEALHFTPIQLGLFFAGTVFIVFAAGMLATRLAPRYGLDGPIRAGLCATAASSLAILLISLINPTFLPFLGAMSVYLLGMGIVSPLATARALSPFGEKAGAASALLGFLQMMIAAIGVWLAATVSHEAMFALSVVMSAFSLLALGLYARGPGS